A part of Aegilops tauschii subsp. strangulata cultivar AL8/78 chromosome 2, Aet v6.0, whole genome shotgun sequence genomic DNA contains:
- the LOC109741241 gene encoding uncharacterized protein, giving the protein MGSAGATLVRFLLLASIVAGFAAHLAAGEKDCYDERDSVIRMCKWTIKKGSPYLTPDMPCRLEARKVDMPCICRVLTAADERIISPEKLVRCSREAGVALPVGSKCGTYTIVAPAPPCAHA; this is encoded by the exons ATGGGAAGCGCCGGAGCCACCCTCGTCCGCTTCCTGCTGTTGGCGTCGATCGTGGCCGGGTTCGCGGCGCATCTCGCCGCGGGGGAGAAGGACTGCTACGACGAGAGGGACAGCGTCATCCGCATGTGCAAGTGGACCATCAAGAAGGGGAGCCCCTACCTGACCCCAGACATGCCCTGCCGCCTCGAGGCGAGGAAGGTGGACATGCCCTGCATCTGCCGCGTGCTCACCGCCGCCGACGAGCGGATCATCAGCCCCGAGAAGCTCGTACGCTGCTCCCGCGAAGCCGGCGTCGCCCTCCCCGTCGGGAGCAAATGCGGGA CCTACACAATCGTGGCGCCAGCGCCGCCATGCGCGCATGCGTGA